One window of Bacillota bacterium genomic DNA carries:
- the yunB gene encoding sporulation protein YunB yields the protein MMAWNVGFLRRRLWRGFRLGFVGSAPVAGRPGAKARRATLVLAGLLLVFAAGGWAADALLRPSLYAWASSRAINVATQAISAAVREALRATPSPSFFTTVTDVDGNVVLIDYDMVSLNQVRADVADAIQRELAAVGRMEISLPLGLLTGIDALAGRGPRLPVQILPVGSVTAVPMSDFRAAGINFVNHRLYIHVSVAMRVIAPYLDATFPVEQEVVLSNQIVPGQVPSVYVGVEGIDLRQLRDGLLSLQTGSAR from the coding sequence ATGATGGCGTGGAACGTCGGCTTTCTCCGCCGGCGCCTCTGGAGGGGTTTTCGGCTGGGATTCGTCGGTTCCGCCCCGGTTGCCGGGCGGCCGGGGGCTAAGGCGCGCCGCGCCACCCTCGTCTTGGCTGGTTTGCTGCTGGTCTTCGCGGCCGGCGGGTGGGCCGCGGATGCTCTTTTGCGCCCTTCGCTGTACGCTTGGGCTTCCTCGCGGGCCATCAACGTGGCCACGCAAGCCATCTCCGCCGCCGTGCGCGAGGCGTTGCGCGCGACGCCATCCCCGTCGTTCTTCACCACCGTGACCGACGTCGACGGCAACGTGGTGTTGATCGACTACGACATGGTGTCGCTCAACCAAGTGCGCGCTGACGTGGCGGACGCCATCCAGCGCGAGTTGGCGGCCGTGGGAAGGATGGAGATTAGCCTGCCGTTGGGGCTTCTGACCGGGATCGACGCGCTGGCGGGCCGGGGCCCGCGCCTGCCCGTGCAAATCCTCCCGGTCGGGTCCGTGACCGCCGTACCAATGTCGGACTTCCGGGCCGCCGGCATCAACTTCGTCAACCACCGGCTCTACATCCACGTGTCGGTCGCGATGCGCGTCATCGCTCCGTACCTGGACGCGACGTTTCCCGTTGAACAAGAAGTCGTGCTCTCGAATCAGATCGTCCCCGGCCAGGTTCCGTCGGTATACGTGGGCGTCGAAGGGATTGACCTGCGCCAGCTCCGCGACGGCCTCCTGAGCCTGCAAACCGGCTCCGCACGTTGA
- a CDS encoding tyrosine--tRNA ligase yields MSLSELRRSVVQRLSLEEELALIRRGAEEIFPEEELVDKLKRSRAEGRPLRVKLGVDPTASELHLGHLIPVLKLAQFQQLGHQAVLIIGDYTAMVGDPTNRKKARPQLTHEQTLANAANYTRHFFRFLDPALTEVVHNGQWFSKMTFADVINLMSRMTLARMLEREDFQQRWKAELPISLHELVYPLMQGYDSLQVRADVELGGIDQKFNILVGRDLQKEAGLEPQVGVCNPILIGLDGKEKMSKTAGNYIALTDSPEDMYGKTMSIPDELMMQYFELVTTVSLEELEQLRRGLADGTIHPRDAKRRLAREIVKRFYSEEAAWAAEEHFDKVHRQREIPDDVPEFVLRPEQLEGGRIWIVRLLVEAGLASTNSEARRLISQGGVRIDGAVINDPNLDWEPKTGAVVQVGRRRFARIVVAGD; encoded by the coding sequence ATGTCCCTGAGCGAGCTGCGCCGCTCCGTCGTTCAGCGCCTGTCGCTGGAAGAGGAGCTGGCGCTCATCCGGAGAGGCGCGGAAGAGATCTTCCCCGAGGAGGAGCTGGTGGACAAGCTGAAGCGCTCTCGCGCCGAAGGCCGGCCGCTGCGCGTCAAGCTTGGTGTCGACCCGACGGCCAGTGAACTGCACTTGGGTCACCTCATCCCCGTGCTCAAGCTCGCGCAGTTCCAGCAGCTTGGACACCAGGCGGTGCTCATCATCGGCGACTACACCGCCATGGTGGGCGACCCGACCAACCGCAAGAAAGCTCGCCCGCAGCTGACCCACGAACAGACGCTGGCCAACGCGGCCAACTACACGCGGCACTTCTTCCGTTTCCTGGATCCCGCGCTGACCGAAGTCGTGCACAACGGCCAATGGTTCAGCAAGATGACGTTCGCGGACGTCATCAATCTCATGTCCCGCATGACGCTGGCCCGCATGCTGGAGCGCGAAGATTTCCAGCAGCGGTGGAAGGCGGAGCTGCCCATCAGCTTGCACGAGCTGGTCTACCCGCTGATGCAAGGCTACGACTCGCTGCAGGTGCGGGCCGACGTCGAGCTGGGCGGCATCGACCAGAAGTTCAACATTCTCGTCGGCCGCGACTTGCAGAAGGAGGCCGGCCTCGAGCCGCAGGTGGGGGTCTGCAATCCCATCCTGATCGGCCTGGACGGCAAGGAGAAGATGAGCAAGACGGCCGGCAACTACATCGCGCTGACCGACTCGCCGGAGGATATGTACGGCAAGACCATGTCCATCCCGGACGAGCTCATGATGCAGTACTTCGAGCTCGTCACCACGGTCAGCCTGGAGGAGCTCGAGCAGCTGCGCCGCGGCTTGGCCGACGGCACCATCCACCCGCGCGACGCCAAGCGGCGGCTGGCGCGCGAAATCGTCAAGCGCTTCTACTCGGAGGAGGCGGCGTGGGCTGCGGAGGAGCACTTCGACAAGGTGCACCGGCAGCGGGAAATTCCCGACGACGTGCCGGAATTCGTGCTGCGGCCGGAGCAGCTCGAAGGCGGGCGCATTTGGATTGTCCGGCTGCTGGTGGAGGCGGGGCTGGCGTCCACCAACAGCGAGGCGCGCCGGCTCATCAGTCAAGGCGGCGTACGCATCGACGGCGCCGTGATCAACGACCCGAACCTCGACTGGGAGCCGAAAACCGGCGCCGTCGTGCAGGTAGGAAGACGTCGTTTTGCCCGCATCGTCGTAGCCGGCGACTGA
- a CDS encoding penicillin-binding protein yields MARRSFRRFSLIVTVFVVSIVFGAAAGMLAGYLSSAPTLDQVVFEQELASYIYDVKGRRIASLYRENRVPVTLDQVPQHLLDAVIAIEDTRFYQHHGIDLRALVRAVVMNIRRMLGHEVYLQGGSTITQQLAKNAFLSHERTLTRKLQELLWAIQIERKYSKAEILETYLNEIYLGPGVYGVEAAARYYFDKSVSDLTLSEAALIAGLVRNPGLYSPYRDSEAAMRRRNTVLLRMEELGMITPEESAAARSEPINVVDPDSRPARNLAPAFVNYVVSQLLQLPGIDVNTIYTGGIHVYTTLDLDIQRAAEAAVQQAFSNPNGLLARVTTVDANGLQQPQVALVAIDPRNGHIKAMIGGRNNDQFNRAVQATRQPGSAIKPFIYTAAIDSGLTPATVLVDEPFEWVDPVTGEVWKPQNFSNRFSGPMTLREALEQSTNIIAVKLLAEYVTPRQVIEYARRMGITTLVTEGRRHDAVLALALGGITNGVRPIEMAAAYGVLANQGIRSKPMAILKVVSTDGTVLYEFSPEQEVVLSETTAYIVTDMLRGVIERGTGRRANIGRPAAGKTGTTDNNHDAWFVGYTPELVAAVWIGNDMPSPMVVNGTPVGSGEAAEIWGNFMRAALANVPPSDFRKPATGLVEDVLIDTKTGLLASATCLMIPRTEMRREIFAAGTEPTELSPRCYNPFWTPSDAGAAPLTDVQTLRFPSNL; encoded by the coding sequence TTGGCGCGCAGGTCGTTCCGCCGCTTTTCCCTGATCGTCACCGTATTCGTCGTCTCCATCGTTTTCGGCGCCGCCGCGGGCATGCTGGCGGGATACCTGAGCAGCGCGCCTACGCTCGACCAAGTCGTCTTCGAGCAAGAGCTGGCCAGCTACATCTACGACGTTAAGGGACGGCGCATCGCCTCGCTGTACCGCGAAAACCGCGTCCCGGTGACGCTGGACCAGGTGCCACAGCACTTGCTGGATGCCGTCATCGCCATCGAAGATACGCGTTTCTACCAACATCACGGCATCGATCTCCGGGCCCTCGTTCGAGCCGTAGTGATGAACATCCGCCGCATGCTCGGACACGAGGTCTACCTGCAGGGCGGCAGCACCATCACGCAGCAGCTGGCCAAGAACGCCTTTCTGAGCCACGAGCGGACGCTGACGCGCAAGCTGCAGGAGCTGCTCTGGGCGATCCAGATCGAGCGCAAGTACAGCAAAGCGGAAATCCTCGAAACGTATTTGAATGAAATTTATCTCGGCCCCGGCGTCTACGGCGTCGAGGCGGCAGCTCGCTATTACTTCGACAAATCCGTCAGCGACCTGACGTTGTCCGAAGCGGCGCTCATCGCCGGCCTTGTCCGCAACCCGGGTCTGTACTCGCCTTACCGCGATTCTGAAGCGGCCATGCGGCGGCGGAACACGGTACTCCTGCGCATGGAGGAGCTGGGCATGATTACGCCGGAGGAATCGGCCGCCGCCCGCAGCGAGCCTATCAATGTGGTGGACCCGGACTCGCGGCCGGCGCGGAATCTGGCGCCCGCCTTCGTCAATTATGTCGTCAGCCAGCTGCTGCAGCTGCCCGGCATCGACGTCAATACCATTTACACCGGGGGTATCCACGTCTATACGACGCTGGACCTCGACATCCAGCGGGCCGCCGAAGCCGCGGTGCAGCAAGCGTTCAGCAATCCGAACGGCCTTCTAGCGCGAGTGACGACGGTGGACGCCAACGGGCTGCAGCAGCCCCAGGTGGCCCTGGTGGCCATCGACCCGCGCAACGGCCACATCAAAGCCATGATCGGCGGCCGCAACAACGACCAGTTCAACCGCGCCGTGCAAGCCACGCGGCAGCCCGGCTCGGCCATTAAACCGTTCATTTACACAGCTGCCATCGATTCGGGGCTCACGCCGGCGACGGTGCTGGTGGACGAGCCCTTCGAATGGGTCGACCCGGTGACGGGCGAGGTCTGGAAGCCGCAGAACTTCTCCAATCGCTTCTCGGGCCCTATGACGCTGCGGGAGGCCCTGGAACAGTCGACCAACATCATCGCGGTGAAGCTGCTGGCGGAGTACGTCACGCCGCGGCAAGTCATCGAGTACGCCCGGCGCATGGGCATCACGACGCTGGTGACGGAAGGCCGGCGGCACGACGCGGTGCTTGCCCTGGCGCTGGGCGGCATCACCAACGGCGTTCGGCCCATCGAGATGGCGGCGGCGTACGGGGTCCTGGCCAACCAAGGCATTCGCTCCAAGCCGATGGCCATTCTCAAGGTGGTGTCTACCGACGGTACCGTGCTGTATGAATTCAGCCCCGAGCAAGAGGTGGTGCTGTCGGAGACGACCGCCTACATCGTGACCGATATGCTGCGCGGCGTCATCGAACGGGGCACGGGCCGGCGCGCCAACATCGGGCGGCCGGCTGCGGGCAAGACGGGTACCACCGACAACAACCACGACGCGTGGTTCGTCGGCTACACGCCGGAGCTGGTGGCGGCCGTGTGGATCGGCAACGATATGCCTTCGCCCATGGTCGTAAACGGCACGCCCGTCGGCAGCGGCGAAGCGGCGGAAATCTGGGGCAACTTCATGCGGGCCGCGCTGGCCAATGTCCCGCCCAGCGACTTCCGCAAGCCGGCCACGGGCCTGGTCGAGGACGTGCTCATCGATACCAAGACCGGCTTGCTAGCCAGCGCGACGTGCTTGATGATCCCGCGCACGGAGATGCGCCGCGAAATCTTCGCGGCGGGCACGGAACCTACCGAGCTGTCGCCTCGCTGCTACAACCCGTTCTGGACGCCGTCAGACGCCGGCGCGGCACCCCTTACGGACGTGCAGACGCTGCGCTTTCCGTCCAACTTGTAA
- a CDS encoding endonuclease MutS2 (MutS2; MutS-II; involved in blocking homologous and homeologous recombination; has ATPase activity stimulated by recombination intermediates; inhibits DNA strand exchange) has protein sequence MNERSLRVLEYPKIIAMLAQMTAFAPGRELAERLQPLTDAAAVEEALDATAEALALLERGGSDLLAGARDVREAVRRAGLGGVLSPAELLDVAATAGAVRRARRALLADPDANPRLARLALRMGSFVAVEEAVAACIGEDGQVLDRASPKLAQLRTRIRTLQARARERLEAALRAAAARNYLQEVLITVRNGRYVVPVKQEHRHDVPGIVHDTSASGATVFVEPMAVVELNNEISAAKAEEEREVARILGELSRRVGEAADGLLESINALAELDLAVAKARLARHMRAERPKMNEDGWISIRAGRHPLLSGPVVPVDVWVGRDFRVLVITGPNTGGKTVTLKTIGLFCLMAQAGLFVPAAPGTELSVFRGVFADIGDEQSIEQNLSTFSAHMANIVEMLKMVDRRCLVLLDELGAGTDPQEGAALAMALLEHLQQVGAVVVATTHHSELKAFVHSRPGMENASMEFDPETLAPTYRLQMGLPGRSNALEIAARLGLPQSILERARGQFLRHENTRVEELLRSLQEAARAAEEERRQAERLRAEAERIKAEWEAKHRELQERRRELLASAQREAKEIVRAARQEAEAIIAELRRRQDEAGVKEARAGLARLTACLAALEAAEAEPDLAAPPGTAPAVRPLRVGDTVLVKSIRQPGRLHSGPDAQGQWTVIMGNMRLVVPEHDLVPLAEEKAAPAVAQGAVPPSVRLDVAAAKRASVSPEVHLRGMTVDEALGALEKYLDDALLAGLDKVRVVHGKGTGALRQAVHGYLRAHPRVKKFYFAEPAAGGHGVTVAELE, from the coding sequence ATGAATGAGCGATCGCTGAGAGTGCTGGAGTACCCAAAGATCATTGCGATGCTGGCGCAAATGACCGCATTCGCACCCGGCCGTGAGCTGGCCGAGCGGCTGCAGCCGCTGACGGACGCGGCGGCCGTGGAGGAAGCGCTGGACGCTACGGCGGAAGCCCTGGCGCTGCTGGAGCGCGGCGGGAGCGACTTGCTGGCCGGAGCGCGCGACGTGCGGGAGGCGGTGCGCCGGGCCGGCCTCGGCGGCGTCCTGTCGCCGGCGGAGCTGCTCGATGTGGCCGCCACGGCCGGAGCCGTCCGGCGGGCCCGCCGCGCCTTGCTGGCGGATCCGGACGCGAATCCCCGCCTGGCGCGCTTGGCGCTGCGCATGGGTTCGTTCGTTGCCGTGGAGGAGGCCGTCGCCGCGTGCATCGGCGAGGACGGACAGGTGCTGGACCGCGCCAGCCCCAAGCTTGCGCAGCTGCGAACCCGCATCCGCACGTTGCAGGCGCGCGCCCGGGAGCGACTAGAGGCCGCGCTGCGTGCGGCCGCCGCGCGCAACTACCTCCAGGAAGTGCTCATCACCGTCCGCAACGGGCGGTACGTGGTGCCGGTGAAGCAGGAGCACCGCCACGACGTGCCTGGCATCGTGCACGACACGTCAGCCAGCGGCGCGACGGTGTTCGTTGAGCCGATGGCCGTGGTGGAGCTGAACAACGAGATCAGCGCCGCCAAAGCGGAAGAGGAGCGCGAAGTGGCGCGCATCCTGGGCGAGCTGAGCCGCCGGGTGGGAGAAGCGGCGGATGGGCTGCTGGAGAGCATCAATGCCTTGGCTGAGCTGGATTTGGCCGTAGCCAAGGCGCGCCTTGCCAGGCACATGCGAGCCGAGCGGCCGAAAATGAACGAAGACGGCTGGATCTCCATTCGCGCCGGCCGGCACCCCTTGCTGTCGGGTCCCGTGGTGCCGGTTGACGTGTGGGTCGGCCGCGACTTTCGCGTGCTGGTGATCACGGGCCCCAACACAGGCGGCAAGACCGTGACGCTGAAAACCATCGGCTTGTTCTGCCTGATGGCTCAAGCCGGCCTGTTTGTGCCGGCGGCGCCCGGTACGGAGCTGAGCGTGTTCCGGGGCGTGTTCGCGGATATCGGCGACGAGCAAAGCATCGAGCAAAACCTGAGCACGTTTTCGGCGCATATGGCCAACATCGTCGAGATGCTGAAGATGGTGGACCGGCGCTGTCTCGTTCTGCTGGACGAGCTGGGCGCGGGCACCGATCCGCAGGAGGGCGCCGCGCTGGCCATGGCCTTGCTGGAGCATCTGCAACAGGTCGGCGCGGTCGTCGTGGCGACCACGCACCACAGCGAACTGAAAGCGTTCGTCCACAGCCGCCCGGGAATGGAGAACGCCAGCATGGAGTTCGACCCCGAGACGTTGGCGCCGACGTACCGGCTGCAGATGGGGCTGCCGGGCCGCAGCAACGCGCTGGAAATCGCGGCGCGGCTGGGACTGCCCCAGTCCATCCTGGAGCGAGCGCGCGGGCAGTTCTTGCGCCACGAGAATACTCGCGTGGAGGAGCTGCTGCGATCGCTCCAAGAGGCGGCGCGGGCCGCGGAAGAGGAGCGGCGCCAGGCGGAACGGCTGCGCGCGGAAGCGGAGCGGATCAAGGCGGAGTGGGAGGCTAAGCACCGGGAGCTGCAGGAGAGACGCCGGGAACTTCTGGCCAGCGCCCAGCGGGAAGCGAAGGAAATCGTGCGCGCGGCCCGGCAAGAAGCCGAAGCCATCATCGCCGAGTTGCGCCGCCGGCAAGACGAGGCCGGGGTGAAAGAGGCGCGGGCCGGGCTTGCGCGGCTGACGGCTTGCCTGGCGGCTTTGGAGGCAGCCGAGGCGGAGCCGGACCTGGCGGCGCCGCCTGGAACCGCCCCGGCGGTACGGCCTTTGCGGGTGGGTGACACCGTGCTGGTCAAGTCCATCCGCCAGCCGGGGCGCTTGCACAGCGGGCCCGACGCGCAAGGGCAATGGACGGTCATCATGGGCAACATGCGCTTGGTGGTGCCGGAGCATGACCTGGTGCCGCTGGCGGAGGAGAAGGCCGCGCCGGCAGTTGCTCAAGGCGCGGTGCCGCCCAGCGTGCGGCTCGACGTCGCGGCGGCCAAGCGCGCGAGCGTTTCCCCGGAAGTGCACCTGCGGGGCATGACCGTCGACGAAGCGCTGGGCGCACTGGAAAAGTACTTGGACGACGCGCTCCTGGCCGGGCTTGACAAAGTCCGTGTGGTGCACGGCAAGGGCACAGGCGCGCTGCGCCAGGCGGTGCACGGCTACCTGCGCGCACATCCGCGGGTGAAGAAGTTCTACTTCGCCGAGCCGGCGGCAGGAGGGCACGGCGTCACCGTTGCGGAGCTGGAGTAA
- a CDS encoding metalloenzyme → MSVLLIFVDGIGLGEPRADVNPLATAPMPFVRGLLGGRALVRDAAEDVAGERPGSARLVAVDACLGVPGLPQSATGQTAMLTGINAARTLGRHLSGYPTPTLVHLLQARGLFRRLREVGLRATFANAFTDEYFAAVETGRLRHSATTTAVLSAGLPVRRLDDLLAGRAVFHDVTGESLRSRGYDVPVITPAEAGRRLAALAAEHDFTLFEHFLTDLAGHAQDWGEAQRLLALLDELLAAVAAHADLTATTVIMLSDHGNLEDLSVKTHTRNPVPGLFFGPGSAFFAAAVRSLCDIAPAVFAYLTSPGMRPAPAGGGPGNE, encoded by the coding sequence GTGTCCGTTCTGCTCATCTTCGTCGACGGCATCGGCTTGGGGGAGCCTCGCGCCGACGTCAACCCGCTGGCGACGGCGCCAATGCCGTTCGTGCGCGGCCTGCTGGGCGGCCGAGCGCTCGTGCGGGATGCGGCGGAAGACGTTGCCGGCGAAAGGCCCGGATCGGCGCGCTTGGTGGCAGTGGACGCCTGTCTAGGAGTCCCGGGCTTGCCGCAAAGCGCCACGGGGCAGACGGCCATGCTGACGGGTATCAACGCCGCGAGAACACTCGGGCGGCACCTGTCGGGCTATCCCACCCCGACGCTGGTTCATCTGCTTCAGGCGCGCGGCTTGTTTCGCCGCCTGCGCGAGGTCGGCTTGCGCGCGACATTTGCCAATGCGTTCACGGACGAGTACTTCGCCGCGGTCGAAACAGGGCGCCTGCGGCACTCGGCGACGACGACCGCGGTGCTGAGCGCCGGTTTGCCGGTGCGCCGCCTCGACGACTTGCTGGCAGGACGCGCGGTATTTCACGACGTGACGGGGGAAAGCTTACGCAGCCGCGGGTACGATGTACCCGTCATCACGCCGGCCGAGGCGGGACGGCGCCTGGCGGCGCTGGCCGCAGAGCACGACTTTACGCTGTTCGAGCATTTCTTGACGGACTTGGCCGGACACGCGCAAGACTGGGGGGAGGCGCAGCGCCTGCTGGCGCTGCTCGACGAACTGTTGGCGGCGGTGGCCGCGCACGCGGACTTGACGGCGACGACCGTTATCATGCTGTCCGATCACGGCAACTTGGAGGATCTGTCGGTGAAGACCCATACGCGCAACCCGGTGCCGGGTTTGTTTTTCGGCCCCGGCAGTGCTTTCTTTGCGGCGGCGGTCCGTTCGCTTTGCGACATCGCGCCCGCCGTTTTCGCCTATTTGACCAGCCCGGGGATGAGACCCGCGCCGGCTGGCGGAGGTCCGGGCAATGAATGA
- a CDS encoding DNA polymerase/3'-5' exonuclease PolX: MKNLQLAATLNEIADLLEILGENPFRIRAYRRAARSIELLPESIETVWREGRLQEIEGVGKGLAAGIEQWLAEGVMDAHEELKRRIPRGLLEVVRVPGVGPKTAKLLYDALGVQSLADLEEACRAGRVRTIKGLGPKTEENILRGIERLRRFAARTPIGVALPLAQGIVAELAALPAVRRAAYAGSLRRGRETVGDIDVLVASSAPDQVIEAFVALPGVEHILSRGQEKASVLLAQGLQVDLLVVPEEQFAAALHHFTGSKEHNVTLRELARARGLRISEHGIVDEATGAAIPVLEEEDIFSALGLPFIPPELREDGSEISAARAGVLPRLVELSDIRGDLHVHSTWSDGRASIREMAEAARARGYEYIAITDHSKSLGVARGLSPERLVQQIEEIRALNRLWDNFQILAGAEVDILPDGTLDYDDELLRRLDIVVASVHSAMNQDRETMTERIIKAMRHPCVDIVAHPTGRVLGRREAYDVDVERLIVAAAETGTCLEINASPERLDLSDVYARAAKDAGVWLAINTDAHDVESLQQMALGVVTARRGWVEKRHVLNCLPLPELRRTLKRGRACV; encoded by the coding sequence GTGAAAAACTTGCAGCTGGCCGCCACGCTGAACGAAATCGCCGACCTGCTGGAGATTCTCGGCGAAAATCCGTTCCGCATCCGCGCGTACCGCCGGGCAGCGCGCAGCATCGAGCTGCTGCCGGAAAGCATCGAAACCGTCTGGCGGGAAGGTCGCCTGCAAGAAATCGAAGGGGTCGGCAAGGGTCTCGCGGCCGGCATCGAGCAGTGGCTGGCGGAGGGCGTCATGGACGCGCACGAGGAGTTGAAGCGGCGCATTCCGCGCGGGCTGCTGGAGGTCGTGCGCGTGCCGGGTGTGGGGCCCAAGACGGCGAAGCTCTTGTACGATGCGCTGGGCGTGCAAAGCCTGGCGGACCTGGAGGAAGCCTGCCGCGCGGGCCGGGTGCGCACCATCAAGGGCTTGGGCCCGAAGACCGAGGAGAACATCTTGCGCGGCATCGAGCGGCTGCGGCGCTTCGCGGCGCGAACTCCCATCGGCGTGGCGCTGCCGCTGGCCCAAGGCATCGTGGCCGAGTTGGCCGCGCTGCCTGCGGTCCGGCGCGCCGCATACGCCGGTAGTTTGCGGCGCGGGCGGGAAACGGTGGGCGACATCGACGTCCTCGTCGCCAGCTCGGCTCCCGACCAGGTGATCGAGGCGTTTGTGGCGCTGCCGGGCGTTGAGCACATCTTGTCCCGCGGACAAGAGAAGGCCAGCGTCCTGCTGGCCCAAGGGTTGCAAGTCGACTTGCTGGTAGTGCCCGAGGAACAGTTCGCCGCGGCGCTGCACCATTTCACCGGCTCCAAAGAGCACAACGTCACCTTGCGCGAGCTGGCGCGTGCCCGTGGCCTGCGCATCAGCGAGCACGGCATCGTGGACGAAGCGACGGGCGCGGCCATCCCGGTTTTGGAGGAAGAGGACATTTTCAGCGCCCTGGGCTTGCCGTTCATCCCGCCGGAGCTGCGGGAGGACGGCTCGGAAATTAGCGCGGCGCGGGCGGGAGTGCTGCCGCGGCTGGTGGAGCTGTCCGACATCCGGGGCGACCTGCACGTCCATTCAACCTGGAGCGACGGGCGCGCCTCCATCCGGGAGATGGCGGAAGCGGCCCGGGCAAGAGGATACGAGTATATTGCCATCACCGACCATTCCAAGTCGCTGGGGGTTGCCCGCGGCCTGTCGCCCGAGCGGCTGGTCCAGCAGATTGAGGAGATCCGCGCCCTCAACCGGCTGTGGGACAACTTTCAGATTTTGGCCGGCGCGGAAGTCGACATCTTGCCCGACGGCACGCTGGACTACGACGACGAACTGCTGCGCCGGTTGGATATTGTCGTCGCGTCGGTGCACAGCGCCATGAACCAAGACCGGGAGACGATGACGGAACGCATCATCAAGGCGATGCGGCACCCTTGCGTTGACATCGTGGCGCATCCGACGGGCCGCGTCCTCGGGCGGCGCGAGGCGTACGACGTAGACGTGGAGCGGCTCATCGTGGCGGCCGCGGAAACCGGTACGTGCCTGGAGATCAACGCCAGCCCCGAGCGGCTGGATTTGAGCGACGTCTATGCTCGAGCCGCCAAGGATGCCGGCGTATGGCTGGCCATCAATACCGACGCGCACGACGTGGAAAGTCTACAGCAGATGGCGCTGGGCGTCGTCACCGCCCGGCGTGGGTGGGTGGAGAAGCGCCACGTGTTGAACTGCCTGCCGCTGCCGGAACTGCGGCGAACCCTAAAGCGTGGGCGGGCGTGCGTCTGA
- a CDS encoding cell division protein ZapA, translated as MAHAEGVKREKTRVRVVIGGEEYVLRGDAPPEYIQQVAKIVDETFSRLQATYPNVPRHRVAILTAMHLADEIHRLRRETDELTKLLEEVK; from the coding sequence ATGGCCCACGCAGAGGGCGTGAAGCGGGAGAAGACGCGCGTGCGCGTCGTCATCGGCGGGGAAGAGTACGTGCTGCGGGGAGACGCGCCCCCCGAATACATTCAGCAGGTGGCCAAGATCGTCGATGAGACGTTTTCCCGCCTGCAGGCCACGTATCCCAACGTGCCGCGCCATCGCGTCGCCATCTTGACGGCCATGCACCTGGCCGACGAGATTCACCGGCTGCGCCGGGAAACCGACGAGCTGACGAAACTGCTGGAGGAGGTCAAGTGA